A section of the Blastocatellia bacterium genome encodes:
- a CDS encoding molybdopterin-dependent oxidoreductase, with amino-acid sequence MLRYAAPSLAQTTSSVTYRQFEDVYRKKWTWDKVVYGTHGTNCAGACAFKVYVKNGVVWREEQQAEYGASGDAPDYNPRGCQKGLCHSSYMYGKQRILYPMKRVGRRGEGKWQRISWAQACREIADRFIDVCMQYGPDSIGMGSGTQMVIKFGTLAAFSRFAAVTGISVPEYYSGVGDLPTGAYMTLGTPTVGDTIASVFKSKYILIWATNPAATRLPDAHFFWEAKYNGAQVIAICPEFNATAMHASRWLNPKPGTDLALVMAMIHTIIEEKAYQRDYLLEQTDLPFLVRTDNHKFLRQSDFSADGRPDVFYVWDERTGQPVKAPATGPADEATATLLLGDIRPSLEGRWNVQTLDGPVEVTTVFEIVKRKVAEQTPEWAAGITGLNAQVIRQIAREFAATKPAMIYTGYQACKWLHGDLIHRAMILMLSLTGNIGYEGSGLQILNSVKTDGLFGFAFAQIGPSFRMLSGTTWDYEKGNMKQLNEKVYGPELARMIESHYQTSIQRNWFPSYAKNGWKMGLFAGNGSPGWVASAAQWREHAFDKLETIVVLAPDMGFAAHHADYVLPIAHHYERVDMMFHARLPYIQVLDAAVPPLGESVDDWTAMYRLLAAISERAKKRRIQPIEDVVDGRTFKRDFTKYLDLYTMNGKVKSIRDVIQFVLDKTPGLPKLSVAELAAKGMVRVNGSDSTLWESPDSPFHTDMPDSVVRKRPYKTMTRRQQFYFDHEWFIKADETVPTYHAPLRLEGYPLRFIMGHARHGVHTMWRDHPLLLQLQRGEPDVYVNDQDAAQRGVADGDWIRVFSPSGEFIARAHLSSGIQPGMVYMYHGWDPMMFPTRHNFSSVICTAGLIKPTSLVGGYGHLGHRLLQFAPNQTYRDFTVNFEKYERPSTTRRK; translated from the coding sequence ATGCTGCGGTATGCCGCGCCGTCGCTAGCTCAGACCACGTCTTCGGTCACGTATCGTCAGTTTGAGGACGTCTACCGCAAAAAATGGACGTGGGACAAAGTGGTCTATGGCACGCATGGCACTAACTGCGCGGGCGCATGCGCCTTCAAGGTCTATGTGAAAAATGGCGTCGTCTGGCGCGAGGAACAGCAGGCTGAATATGGCGCATCGGGCGACGCGCCGGATTACAATCCGCGCGGCTGCCAGAAAGGGTTGTGTCACTCCTCGTACATGTACGGGAAGCAGCGCATTCTCTATCCGATGAAGCGGGTTGGTCGTCGTGGTGAAGGGAAGTGGCAACGGATCAGTTGGGCGCAAGCTTGCCGCGAAATTGCTGACCGTTTCATTGATGTCTGCATGCAGTACGGGCCGGACTCTATCGGCATGGGCAGCGGCACACAGATGGTCATCAAATTCGGCACATTGGCGGCCTTCTCGCGCTTCGCAGCCGTCACGGGGATTTCGGTGCCGGAATACTACTCGGGCGTGGGTGATCTTCCCACAGGCGCGTACATGACGTTGGGCACGCCGACCGTCGGAGATACGATCGCGTCAGTGTTCAAATCGAAATACATTCTCATCTGGGCTACCAATCCGGCAGCGACTCGCCTGCCCGACGCGCACTTCTTCTGGGAAGCCAAGTATAATGGCGCGCAAGTGATCGCCATCTGTCCTGAATTTAATGCAACCGCGATGCACGCTAGCCGATGGCTCAATCCCAAGCCGGGCACAGACCTGGCGTTGGTGATGGCAATGATCCATACGATCATTGAAGAAAAAGCCTATCAGCGCGATTACCTGCTCGAGCAAACCGATTTGCCATTTCTCGTACGGACTGATAACCACAAGTTTCTCCGCCAGTCCGATTTTTCCGCCGATGGTCGGCCTGACGTGTTTTACGTCTGGGATGAGCGAACCGGCCAACCGGTCAAAGCGCCGGCCACGGGGCCAGCCGATGAAGCAACGGCCACGTTATTGCTTGGTGACATCCGCCCCAGCTTAGAAGGCCGATGGAACGTACAGACGCTGGATGGGCCTGTGGAGGTCACGACGGTCTTTGAGATCGTTAAACGCAAGGTTGCGGAACAAACTCCTGAATGGGCAGCCGGCATAACCGGCTTGAATGCGCAGGTCATCCGACAGATCGCTCGTGAATTTGCGGCGACCAAGCCAGCCATGATTTATACCGGCTATCAAGCGTGCAAGTGGCTTCACGGCGATCTGATTCACCGCGCCATGATTCTGATGTTGTCACTGACGGGAAACATCGGGTATGAGGGCAGCGGGCTACAAATCCTCAACTCGGTCAAGACGGACGGGCTGTTTGGCTTCGCATTTGCTCAGATTGGTCCCAGTTTTCGCATGTTGTCAGGCACCACGTGGGATTACGAGAAAGGCAATATGAAGCAGCTCAATGAGAAGGTCTATGGCCCGGAGCTGGCTCGCATGATCGAGTCGCACTACCAGACCAGTATTCAACGCAACTGGTTTCCTTCCTATGCGAAGAATGGTTGGAAAATGGGGCTGTTCGCTGGCAATGGCAGTCCAGGGTGGGTTGCTTCGGCAGCCCAATGGCGCGAGCACGCATTTGATAAGCTGGAGACGATTGTGGTGCTGGCGCCCGACATGGGATTCGCAGCACATCATGCCGACTACGTGTTGCCCATTGCCCATCATTATGAACGAGTAGACATGATGTTCCATGCGCGTCTGCCCTACATTCAGGTCCTTGATGCAGCCGTGCCTCCATTGGGCGAATCGGTGGACGATTGGACAGCGATGTATCGGCTTCTAGCAGCGATCAGCGAGCGAGCCAAGAAACGCCGCATTCAACCGATCGAAGATGTAGTTGACGGGCGCACCTTCAAACGCGATTTCACCAAATACCTTGATCTGTACACCATGAACGGAAAGGTCAAGAGCATTCGCGATGTGATTCAATTTGTGCTGGACAAAACGCCGGGGCTGCCCAAGTTGTCTGTGGCCGAACTGGCTGCCAAAGGGATGGTACGCGTCAACGGCTCCGATTCGACGCTGTGGGAGTCGCCCGATTCTCCGTTTCACACGGACATGCCTGACAGCGTTGTACGAAAGCGACCATATAAGACGATGACCCGACGGCAACAATTCTATTTTGACCACGAGTGGTTCATCAAAGCGGATGAGACGGTGCCGACGTACCACGCGCCGCTGCGGCTGGAAGGCTACCCACTGCGATTCATCATGGGGCACGCACGCCATGGCGTTCACACGATGTGGCGAGATCACCCGCTGTTGTTGCAATTGCAACGAGGCGAGCCTGATGTGTACGTCAACGACCAGGACGCCGCGCAACGAGGCGTGGCCGACGGAGATTGGATTCGCGTCTTCAGTCCATCAGGCGAGTTCATCGCCCGTGCGCATCTGAGCAGCGGCATTCAGCCAGGCATGGTCTACATGTATCATGGCTGGGACCCGATGATGTTTCCTACACGACATAATTTCTCCTCTGTCATTTGCACCGCCGGATTGATCAAGCCGACATCGTTGGTTGGCGGTTATGGGCATCTGGGGCATCGTCTGTTGCAGTTTGCGCCGAACCAAACGTATCGGGACTTCACGGTGAATTTTGAGAAGTACGAGCGCCCATCCACCACACGGAGGAAATAG
- a CDS encoding PPOX class F420-dependent oxidoreductase — MYPTALENYLDLFDKKTFAHLATLMPDGRPQVSPVWCDYDGQHILINTAKGRQKDRNMRRDGRVAVSLIDPDNPYRYVEVRGRVVEITEEGADQHIDRLAQKYLGVERYPYRGPNEVRVLFKIQPEHATGLR, encoded by the coding sequence ATGTATCCAACAGCTTTGGAAAACTACCTTGACCTGTTTGACAAAAAAACGTTTGCTCATCTGGCTACGCTCATGCCTGACGGTCGCCCACAAGTCTCACCGGTCTGGTGCGACTACGACGGTCAGCACATCCTCATCAACACGGCCAAAGGCCGACAAAAAGATCGCAACATGCGCCGTGACGGGCGCGTTGCAGTTTCGTTGATAGACCCAGATAATCCTTATCGCTATGTGGAAGTCAGAGGCCGCGTCGTTGAGATCACTGAAGAGGGCGCCGACCAGCACATTGATCGGCTGGCGCAAAAATATCTGGGCGTCGAGCGCTATCCATACCGCGGTCCCAACGAAGTGCGCGTGTTGTTCAAGATTCAACCGGAGCATGCAACTGGCTTACGATGA
- a CDS encoding SAM-dependent methyltransferase produces MRRSIVPTSDMQAGKHSRTAEAMAIIRAMEYRGQEPARRILTDPWAEHFIQSHFARRLVTQRLSARLLSLLTGLWIPGAQEYALARARLVDDLTLQLATQGLRQLVILGAGFDTTIFRLQDKLRGVRVFEVDHPATQRVKMAALSRIDTPENLHFVPVDFESENIAEQLMMSGFQRKRFSLFTWMGVTYYLTNEAVAETLTQLAGLCAPGSHLILDFASEAVVAGATGGRAARIGLKQARWLGEPFLFGRDSAQAISDLADFGFDLITLYDQRKLQELYCPRGRAPVDFMYIVWCVRRD; encoded by the coding sequence ATGCGTCGCTCTATAGTGCCGACTAGCGACATGCAAGCTGGGAAGCACAGCCGGACAGCGGAAGCGATGGCCATTATTCGAGCGATGGAATATCGTGGCCAGGAACCTGCCAGGCGCATTTTGACAGACCCATGGGCAGAGCATTTCATTCAGAGTCATTTCGCTCGCCGATTGGTCACGCAGCGGCTCAGCGCGCGCCTGCTGTCGCTCCTGACGGGCCTTTGGATTCCTGGAGCGCAGGAATACGCGCTGGCGCGCGCGCGATTGGTAGATGACCTGACTCTGCAATTGGCCACACAGGGGCTTAGACAACTGGTGATTCTCGGCGCAGGATTCGATACGACCATCTTCCGATTGCAAGACAAGCTGCGTGGCGTGCGCGTGTTTGAGGTGGATCATCCGGCCACGCAACGCGTCAAAATGGCGGCGCTGAGCCGCATTGACACACCGGAGAATCTGCACTTCGTTCCGGTGGACTTTGAGAGCGAAAATATCGCTGAGCAATTGATGATGTCCGGATTTCAGCGGAAACGATTTTCGCTCTTCACATGGATGGGCGTGACATACTACCTGACGAATGAAGCCGTCGCTGAAACACTCACGCAACTGGCCGGCCTCTGCGCGCCGGGCAGTCATTTAATTCTGGATTTTGCCAGTGAAGCGGTGGTGGCCGGAGCAACAGGGGGCCGCGCCGCTCGCATCGGGCTGAAGCAAGCCCGATGGTTGGGTGAGCCTTTTCTGTTTGGGAGAGATTCGGCTCAAGCAATATCCGATCTGGCCGACTTCGGATTCGACCTCATCACCCTCTATGATCAGCGCAAGTTGCAAGAGCTCTACTGCCCGCGCGGGCGCGCGCCGGTTGATTTCATGTACATCGTGTGGTGTGTGCGCCGCGATTGA
- a CDS encoding molecular chaperone TorD family protein, producing the protein METTSVAADLTVNASAQRATQARCLVYALFSQLTASPSETHPSDRWSSVNHWTDLMMKLGAELPYHVDFSELGRAARGLTDAEAEQLADEYAALFEIGSDGPPVPIREGLAEQHPWPAREEVARFYDFFGYTLQQPYQWQFDHLAVQLEFVHYLIYHEEHSEDVEEARSYQLAQCDFVLRHILSWYGQLHDGVMQHATSDYYKSLFAVLGHFLREDLAWQQARLHGGTHR; encoded by the coding sequence ATGGAAACAACCTCTGTCGCAGCCGACCTCACCGTGAATGCCTCAGCGCAGCGTGCGACACAAGCTCGCTGCCTGGTGTATGCGCTTTTCTCCCAACTGACCGCTTCACCAAGCGAGACCCATCCATCTGATCGCTGGTCGTCGGTCAACCACTGGACTGACCTGATGATGAAGCTTGGAGCCGAGCTGCCTTACCACGTGGATTTTTCTGAGCTGGGTCGAGCGGCACGCGGGTTGACCGATGCTGAGGCCGAGCAGTTAGCCGACGAATATGCCGCTTTGTTTGAGATCGGTTCTGACGGCCCGCCGGTTCCCATCCGTGAAGGGTTGGCCGAGCAGCACCCTTGGCCCGCCCGCGAGGAAGTTGCGCGATTTTATGACTTCTTCGGATACACGCTGCAGCAGCCATATCAGTGGCAGTTTGACCACTTGGCCGTGCAGCTTGAATTTGTGCATTACCTCATTTACCACGAAGAACACTCAGAGGATGTCGAAGAAGCGCGTTCCTATCAACTCGCTCAGTGCGATTTTGTGCTGCGCCACATTCTGAGCTGGTATGGGCAGTTGCACGATGGCGTGATGCAGCATGCCACCAGCGACTACTACAAAAGCCTATTTGCCGTGTTAGGCCATTTCTTACGGGAGGATTTGGCCTGGCAACAAGCCAGATTACATGGAGGAACCCACCGATGA
- a CDS encoding glutamine--tRNA ligase/YqeY domain fusion protein: MSAKEQTTPTDFIRQIIIEDIKSGKYGGRVHTRFPPEPNGYLHIGHAKSICLNFGVAEEFGGLCNLRFDDTNPTKEEREYVEAIKEDVRWLGFDWGDREYYASDYFEQLYEFAIQLIKDGKAYVDDLSAEEIRAYRGTLTEPGRESPYRNRSVEENLDLFERMRAGEFPDGARVLRAKIDMASGNLNMRDPVMYRILHASHHRTGDKWCIYPMYDFAHGQSDAIEGITHSLCTLEFEDHRPLYEWFLEALNLPHRPQQIEFARLNLSYTVMSKRKLLQLVQEGHVRGWDDPRMPTISGMRRRGYPPEAIRDFCNRIGVAKKENVVDVALLEHCVRDALNPCAPRVMGVLRPLRVVIDNYPADLVEEFECPYLPDGPTRMGTRRVPFSRVLYIERDDFREDPPKEFFRLAPGREVRLRWAYFIRCVDVVKDPETGQVVELHCTYDPASRGGQSPDGRKVKGTIHWVSVAHAQQVEVRLYDRLFLTPDPEAVPEGQSFTQNLNPRSLEVLTDCWVEPSLRGAPVGSRYQFERQGYFCVDPDSTADKLVFNRTVPLRDSWAKIEQRLNK; this comes from the coding sequence ATGAGTGCGAAGGAACAGACAACGCCAACCGATTTTATCCGCCAGATCATCATCGAAGACATCAAAAGCGGCAAGTATGGCGGACGTGTTCACACGCGATTCCCGCCTGAACCAAACGGCTATTTGCACATCGGCCATGCCAAATCCATCTGCTTGAATTTCGGTGTGGCTGAAGAATTCGGCGGACTGTGCAATCTTCGGTTCGACGATACCAATCCGACTAAGGAAGAACGCGAATACGTGGAAGCTATCAAGGAAGACGTGCGCTGGCTTGGCTTTGACTGGGGCGACCGAGAGTATTACGCCTCGGACTACTTCGAGCAGCTTTACGAATTTGCCATTCAATTGATCAAGGACGGCAAAGCTTATGTGGATGACCTTTCCGCTGAGGAGATTCGAGCCTATCGTGGCACGTTGACCGAGCCGGGCCGGGAAAGTCCTTATCGCAATCGTTCGGTTGAGGAAAACCTCGATCTGTTTGAACGGATGCGAGCCGGCGAGTTCCCTGATGGTGCCCGCGTGCTGCGCGCCAAAATTGACATGGCGTCGGGCAACTTGAACATGCGCGACCCCGTGATGTATCGCATTTTGCATGCGTCACACCATCGAACGGGTGACAAATGGTGCATCTACCCGATGTATGATTTCGCACATGGTCAATCCGATGCGATCGAAGGCATCACGCATTCGCTGTGCACGCTCGAATTTGAAGACCATCGGCCGCTCTACGAATGGTTCCTCGAAGCGTTGAATCTGCCGCATCGTCCGCAACAAATCGAGTTTGCCCGCCTTAATCTCAGCTACACGGTGATGAGCAAACGAAAGCTGTTACAGCTTGTGCAGGAAGGACACGTGCGCGGCTGGGACGATCCGCGCATGCCAACCATCTCCGGCATGCGACGGCGTGGCTATCCACCCGAAGCGATTCGGGATTTTTGCAATCGCATCGGTGTGGCCAAAAAAGAGAATGTCGTGGACGTGGCTCTGCTGGAACATTGCGTGCGAGACGCACTCAATCCGTGCGCGCCGCGCGTGATGGGCGTGCTGCGCCCGTTGCGCGTGGTGATTGATAACTATCCGGCAGACTTAGTCGAGGAATTTGAGTGCCCATACTTGCCTGATGGTCCGACGCGTATGGGCACGCGACGCGTGCCGTTTTCGCGCGTCTTGTACATCGAGCGGGATGATTTCCGTGAAGACCCGCCGAAAGAATTCTTCCGCTTAGCGCCGGGCCGCGAAGTCCGGCTGCGGTGGGCCTACTTCATTCGATGCGTTGATGTCGTCAAAGACCCAGAAACCGGCCAGGTCGTCGAATTGCATTGCACCTACGATCCGGCATCGCGCGGCGGCCAGTCGCCCGACGGGCGCAAAGTCAAAGGCACGATCCACTGGGTCTCAGTAGCGCACGCGCAGCAAGTCGAAGTCCGATTGTATGACCGATTGTTTCTCACACCTGACCCGGAAGCGGTGCCGGAAGGGCAATCGTTCACTCAAAATTTAAATCCTCGCTCATTGGAGGTGCTGACGGATTGTTGGGTTGAACCATCGCTCCGCGGCGCGCCCGTCGGCAGCCGTTACCAGTTTGAGCGACAAGGGTACTTCTGCGTTGATCCTGATTCGACGGCTGACAAGCTGGTGTTTAATCGAACGGTCCCGCTGCGCGATTCGTGGGCGAAAATCGAACAAAGACTCAACAAATGA
- a CDS encoding 4Fe-4S dicluster domain-containing protein yields MSRQIAMVLDLNKCIGCQACTVACKSLWTDGNGQQTMFWNNVETMPGPGYPRNWQQLGGGWEAGEVKFGDMPSKEDYGQPLTLNYDEVYRMGTDSYLHAKETMLWGPNWDEDTSSGVYPNNYHFYLPRLCNHCTNPACLEACPVKAIYKREEDGIVLVDQTKCRGMQLCVAACPYKKVYFNEFIGKSQKCIFCFPRLEQGEAPACARQCPGRLRFVGYLDDEAGPIYALVYKWKVALPLHEEYGTQPNVFYVPPLLPDTFDEQGRFSDKPRIPLEYLRSLFSPRVDHALATLKAEMSKRQRGEPSELMDLLIAKEWKSLFHIRTVKHTASS; encoded by the coding sequence ATGAGTCGTCAGATCGCCATGGTGTTAGATTTGAATAAGTGCATCGGCTGTCAAGCCTGCACAGTCGCCTGCAAATCGCTCTGGACCGATGGAAACGGCCAGCAGACGATGTTCTGGAACAACGTTGAGACGATGCCCGGCCCAGGCTATCCGCGAAACTGGCAGCAACTAGGCGGCGGTTGGGAGGCGGGTGAAGTGAAATTCGGCGATATGCCCTCCAAGGAAGATTATGGTCAGCCGCTCACGCTCAATTACGATGAGGTCTACCGCATGGGCACCGATTCCTATCTGCACGCCAAAGAGACGATGCTCTGGGGACCGAACTGGGATGAGGATACGAGCAGCGGGGTCTATCCGAATAACTACCACTTCTACCTGCCGAGGCTGTGCAATCATTGCACCAACCCGGCATGTTTGGAAGCGTGTCCCGTGAAGGCAATATACAAGCGCGAAGAAGACGGCATCGTCTTGGTGGATCAAACCAAGTGCCGCGGCATGCAATTGTGCGTAGCTGCCTGCCCATACAAGAAAGTTTATTTCAACGAATTTATTGGCAAATCGCAAAAGTGCATCTTTTGTTTCCCGCGCCTGGAACAAGGCGAAGCTCCGGCATGCGCCCGTCAATGCCCCGGCCGATTGCGGTTTGTCGGTTACCTGGATGATGAGGCTGGGCCGATCTATGCCCTCGTCTACAAATGGAAAGTTGCGTTGCCACTGCACGAAGAGTACGGCACACAGCCGAATGTATTTTACGTGCCGCCGCTATTGCCGGATACTTTCGACGAACAGGGCCGATTCAGCGATAAGCCGAGGATCCCACTGGAGTATCTGCGCTCGCTCTTTAGTCCGCGCGTTGATCACGCCCTGGCCACATTGAAAGCCGAGATGAGCAAACGACAACGCGGGGAACCATCAGAGTTGATGGACCTGCTCATTGCTAAGGAGTGGAAATCGCTGTTTCACATTCGGACGGTCAAGCACACGGCATCGTCGTAG